Genomic DNA from Theileria equi strain WA chromosome 4 map unlocalized gcontig_1105316255033, whole genome shotgun sequence:
AAACCATCAACATCTACAGAATTTCCAGAGTCACATTCAGAAACAAAGCCATTATCATCTGAATCTGTTGGTAACAAAAATTCAGATGATAATGAATCCAAAAGAGATATCGACAAGGGAATTGTTAATAATCCGTTGAATAAAGATTCGGTAGAAGCCCCAAAGTCACAAACGGTAGATGATGTAGAAGTTATAGAAGCTCCCGCCGAACTGATGAATCTTATTTTAGGAGATAATGTGTCTTTAGTAGGAAAACCTGAATTAGTACTATCTCTGCAGATAGAGACCCTTAACATGGGCGACAAAATCACAAAGCCTGTACGCATTGATGTTGTGGAATCAGATGAGATTAAAGGCCCGTACTATAGAATTGCATTACAAAACAATGGAAATTTAACCCATGGATCATTCCTTGTCCAAAAACATTCCGCGGATCAAGTTATGAGAAATGATGCTATTGAGGAGGAAAAGGTTCCTTTAAACCCATTAATAAGACCGAAATTGAGAAGACATAACCCGATAGGTTCAAATGAAGACCAAGAATCGGAGGACTCTTTGGAGATTCCTACAGAAGATCTCAATCATGAAATACCGGAATATGGCCCCGATACAACAGATGAATGTGTTGCAGATTCGAACATAGGGGTAACTATGGAATCTTGCGTTATAGATGAGTCTATGTCATCCATAGGGTGCCCATTGACCTTTAGGGCCTTCAGAATGGTCTTAT
This window encodes:
- a CDS encoding hypothetical protein (encoded by transcript BEWA_015060A) — its product is MICGINDIKTRSTYAITLGDDENTTSSMNAMTTTSDTDSTTLGIVTAPSSSTYIGSAQNDDSETSTGSGLKSSNEEIKSEPTPELSSSLPTESESEDSKELKDSGRGSNKTQSVIDDHKPSTSTEFPESHSETKPLSSESVGNKNSDDNESKRDIDKGIVNNPLNKDSVEAPKSQTVDDVEVIEAPAELMNLILGDNVSLVGKPELVLSLQIETLNMGDKITKPVRIDVVESDEIKGPYYRIALQNNGNLTHGSFLVQKHSADQVMRNDAIEEEKVPLNPLIRPKLRRHNPIGSNEDQESEDSLEIPTEDLNHEIPEYGPDTTDECVADSNIGVTMESCVIDESMSSIGCPLTFRAFRMVLCDSISHGVGQIDCSSDEIL